A segment of the Verrucomicrobiota bacterium genome:
GCGTGGTGATCGTGAGGGTTCGGGACGATGCCATGCGTGATGTTCTTGAGCGTCCCGGTGTAGCCGCAGATGCCGTGGTCTTTGACGAGGCCCATGTTGATGACCGCCGTTGCCTCGACGAAAGTGCGGCAATACTTGGTAGAAATCCCCTGGTATATCCGAAGCCCGGGCATCTTGAAGTCATTGCCGTTGTGAGCGTTGGTCTTCACGCCCGCGGGGAGCTTCCACTTCCCCGCGTTCACGCGTGACGCAATGAGATAGGTCGAGAACTGCTCGAACACGGTCACCCGTTCCGGAGGGACACCCACGGCAAGGACAGCCTGCACTACTGGCTCGATGAGCTCGAAGTTGGTGGCCATCGTAGCGCCCTTGGTGCCTGCGATACCGTTGGTCTTGATGGCCACCACGTCGTCCTTGTGGATAAACCTCTTCATGGCCTCCACGAGGTTCGGTGCGCCGGTAAAATCCATCATGGCCCGCTCGAGCACGCGGCGGGCGACCTCGGGTCGTGGCCAGAGTTGGTTCTGCTGCAAGAAGGCATCGACGCTCCCTTTGGCCGTCGCCTTGGCCACCCTGCCAGGCGCCGTCATGGGCGTGAAGCCTGCTGGCGGCCGCGCCACCAAGCTCGTCGCGTCGGGCTCTGCCGCAGCCGCGCCGGCGATGCGCACGAGCGAAGTACTGCCGAGCCCGAGCGCGGCAATACCCGCACCTTGAATGAAGGTCCTCCGCGAGACGCTGCTGTCTGACCTTGCACGATGGGGCATGGATCCTCCGAAGGTAGAATCTACCAAGCTATCATGGGGCGGGCAGGAGGAGAATCGCAGCCGTCGTGAACCCACGCAAGTTGGGCCCCTCGATTGCGGCCAACCGGTCGGCCCCAAGCCCGCGTACACGCGTACAAATCGGCATTCTCCCGAGGCGCGAACCGGGCAGGAGCCACCGCGTCTCCCCGCCGTGTTGCGTGCCCCGCGAGTGGCGCGTCGCCGCTCGGTGACCCGGCGCCCGCCACCCCCGCGAGACCGGTCGACGCCGCGATTTCGCGTCCTGCTGCCTTGGCATCCCCCTCGCATTCCCATACCCGCGGACGCCGCCTGTGGCGTCTGTCATCACGCGAGGAAAACCATGGAAGAAAGCAAAGTCAAAATCGTGTACGTCGTGTCGGAACGGTCGGGGAAGCACTACTGGAATCGCATCGGAATCGCCTTTCTCAACCGCGATGGTTCCATCAACGTCAAACTCGACGCCGTGCCAGTCAAGGGCGAGATGTGCATCAGGGACTACGTGCCAAAGGACGACAGCCATGGCCTAGCCGGCAACCGTGACCTGGAAATGAACGCCGATCGGGACAACGGCACGAGCAGCCCCTTTGCGGGGCTCTGAGTAGGTGCTGGGCCATGACCACGACGGACCCGAGTCAGGAGCCGCCTGGTCCTCGGCCGACATCCGCTCGCGCGGCAGAGTCCGAACACACGGACGGCGGGGGCACGGATGTGGCCCCCGCCAGCGGGCGGACGCGGCAACGAGACGCACCAGCTGCCGCCGGCCCGGCGTGGGCGCCTTGGGCGCTGCGCGCCGCCGCGGGCGTCATCGCCGTTCTGGCGCTCGCAGGCATCGGCACCGCGTCGCTCGCTCGTGGCAGCGATGGGATCCCCTTGCGAGCGGCCTCGTCGCTGCTGAGCAGCGGCACGGACCGTTGGCTCTCTGCGCTGTCTCCACCCTCCCCAGCAACGCCAACGCGCGATCCAGCGCCCATCGCGTCCGGCCATGCCCAGCCTGAGCCGGAGGCCTCGAACTCCGACACCCGTACCACTGCCGAGGCTCCCGCTCCGCCGGACGGCGGAGCCCCCGATGCCGGCGGCTCGGGCAGCGGCATGACGCCCGACGGCAAAGTCGTGCTCAATCTCGCCAATGCCGAGCAATTGACGCGTCTACCGAATGTAGGCCCGAAGCGCGCACAAGCCATCCTCCAGCTTCGAGCTCGCCTAAAGCGCTTCCGCCGCGCTACCAATCTCTTGCGTGTGCGTGGGATCGGTCACAAGACACTGCGTCGTATGCTGCCGTACCTGGTCGTCGACGCACCAGCGGCCGCCAGAGCTCCGAACGACGCGGGCGCGGACGGCGCG
Coding sequences within it:
- a CDS encoding DUF362 domain-containing protein, which codes for MPHRARSDSSVSRRTFIQGAGIAALGLGSTSLVRIAGAAAAEPDATSLVARPPAGFTPMTAPGRVAKATAKGSVDAFLQQNQLWPRPEVARRVLERAMMDFTGAPNLVEAMKRFIHKDDVVAIKTNGIAGTKGATMATNFELIEPVVQAVLAVGVPPERVTVFEQFSTYLIASRVNAGKWKLPAGVKTNAHNGNDFKMPGLRIYQGISTKYCRTFVEATAVINMGLVKDHGICGYTGTLKNITHGIVPNPHDHHAHGANPQIAMLYNHPIVTSRVRLHITDGFKMIYDGGPLDKNPRTRVPHGAVYVATDPVALDVVGWQAVDKERQARRLKPLADVRREPRYIRTAGELGLGVCDPNSIRVQSAEV
- a CDS encoding helix-hairpin-helix domain-containing protein yields the protein MTPDGKVVLNLANAEQLTRLPNVGPKRAQAILQLRARLKRFRRATNLLRVRGIGHKTLRRMLPYLVVDAPAAARAPNDAGADGATGGDGGK